The following coding sequences are from one Lysinibacillus sp. FSL W8-0992 window:
- a CDS encoding L-lactate MFS transporter has translation MNKNRWLIALSAIAIHLSIGGAYAYSVYKLPIVTEMGWSETKVTIAFTIMMGLAGFSAALFGSLVEKMGPRKSAMVAAVLFGAGQAGAGVAISMDSVTLYWLTYGLLSGLGMGIGYIAPVSTLVKWFPDRRGLATGMAVLGFGSGALITAPVAANLMEAVGISTTYFILGACYFTLMILGASYIAPPKPGYMPANMKAAAEKGKKVVKTDLAVMSAREAVKTKHFWMLWSMHLVNVTAGIMMISVASPMAQEIVGLSVAGAAAMVGVMGLFNGGGRLIWAAVSDYIGRPNVFVIFFTAQLITFIVLPHTTNVIIFQALIFLVVSCYGGGFSNLPAFASDLFGTKQLGVIHGYLLTTWSLGGVFGPLLVSTIRNAYDSYIPVFYIFAGLIAISFIISITLRADVRKQTALKAASQKVGDVSATR, from the coding sequence ATGAATAAAAATAGATGGTTAATTGCATTATCTGCAATCGCTATTCACCTTTCAATTGGTGGAGCCTATGCATACAGTGTATACAAGCTGCCGATTGTCACAGAAATGGGATGGAGTGAAACGAAGGTTACGATTGCCTTTACAATTATGATGGGGCTTGCAGGTTTTTCAGCAGCGCTATTTGGTAGTTTAGTAGAAAAAATGGGTCCACGTAAATCTGCTATGGTAGCTGCAGTGCTGTTTGGAGCAGGACAAGCAGGAGCAGGTGTTGCGATTTCTATGGATTCTGTAACATTGTACTGGCTAACTTACGGCTTACTAAGCGGATTAGGTATGGGGATTGGTTATATCGCACCTGTATCAACTTTAGTTAAATGGTTCCCGGATCGCCGAGGTTTAGCAACAGGTATGGCTGTATTAGGGTTTGGTTCGGGTGCACTTATTACTGCACCAGTAGCAGCGAACTTAATGGAAGCAGTCGGCATTTCTACAACTTACTTTATTTTAGGGGCATGTTACTTCACGTTAATGATTTTAGGGGCTTCATATATAGCACCGCCAAAACCAGGTTATATGCCTGCGAATATGAAAGCGGCTGCAGAAAAAGGCAAGAAAGTAGTGAAAACAGACTTAGCTGTTATGTCAGCTCGTGAAGCTGTGAAAACAAAGCATTTCTGGATGTTATGGTCAATGCATTTAGTAAATGTAACAGCGGGTATTATGATGATTTCTGTAGCATCTCCGATGGCACAGGAAATTGTGGGCTTATCAGTTGCGGGTGCCGCAGCAATGGTAGGAGTAATGGGGTTATTCAATGGTGGTGGCCGATTAATTTGGGCTGCTGTGTCTGACTATATTGGTCGTCCAAACGTCTTTGTTATTTTCTTTACAGCACAACTTATTACATTTATCGTATTACCACATACGACAAACGTTATTATTTTCCAAGCACTTATTTTCTTAGTAGTTAGTTGTTATGGTGGTGGTTTCTCAAACCTACCTGCATTCGCAAGTGATCTATTTGGTACTAAACAACTTGGTGTCATCCATGGTTATTTACTGACAACTTGGTCATTAGGTGGCGTATTTGGTCCACTTCTAGTGAGTACTATTAGAAATGCTTATGACAGTTACATTCCTGTCTTTTATATATTTGCAGGATTGATTGCCATTTCATTCATTATTTCAATAACGTTGCGTGCTGATGTACGTAAACAAACAGCTTTAAAAGCA